Proteins encoded together in one Planctomyces sp. SH-PL14 window:
- the leuC gene encoding 3-isopropylmalate dehydratase large subunit, whose protein sequence is MSASRNLFEKVWDLHTVGTLPSGQTQLFIGLHLIHEVTSPQAFEMLRDRGLKVLHPERTIATVDHIVPTDNQARPFQDLLAEQMMSAIEKNCREFGVTLLNIDDNRQGVVHIVGPEQGLTQPGMTIACGDSHTSTHGAFGTISFGIGTSQVAYVLSTQTLAMNKPKVRRITVNGKLAKGVYAKDVILHIIRKLGVNGGVGYAYEYAGEVFDRMTMEERMTVCNMSIEGGARCGYCNPDQTTVDYLRGRPFAPKGEEFDRAAAWWLSLASGKDAKFDDEVVFNAADIEPTVTWGINPAQSVGVSEEIPAVVAFPADEQRGVKEALEYMDLHEQQSLKGLKIDVAFIGSCTNGRISDLREAAAVVKGKRVAPGVKALVVPGSQLVRVQADKEGLGEIFEAAGFEWRAAGCSMCLAMNPDKLQGRQLCASSSNRNFKGRQGSPTGRTLLMSPAMVAAAAINGSVSDVRDLM, encoded by the coding sequence ATGTCGGCGAGTCGGAATCTGTTCGAGAAGGTTTGGGATCTGCACACCGTGGGAACTCTCCCCAGCGGACAGACACAACTCTTCATCGGCCTGCACCTCATCCACGAAGTCACCAGCCCCCAAGCCTTCGAAATGCTCCGCGACCGGGGCCTCAAGGTGCTCCACCCGGAACGCACCATCGCCACCGTCGACCACATCGTCCCCACCGACAACCAGGCCCGCCCGTTCCAGGACCTCCTCGCCGAACAGATGATGTCGGCGATCGAGAAGAACTGCCGTGAATTCGGCGTCACCCTCCTCAACATCGACGACAACCGCCAGGGCGTCGTCCACATCGTCGGCCCGGAACAGGGACTCACCCAGCCTGGCATGACGATCGCCTGCGGCGACAGCCACACCTCCACCCACGGCGCCTTCGGAACCATCTCCTTCGGCATCGGCACTTCCCAGGTCGCCTACGTCCTCTCGACGCAGACCCTGGCGATGAACAAGCCCAAGGTCCGCCGGATCACCGTCAACGGCAAACTGGCCAAAGGGGTCTACGCCAAGGACGTCATCCTCCACATCATCCGCAAGCTGGGCGTGAACGGCGGCGTGGGCTACGCCTACGAATACGCCGGCGAAGTCTTCGATCGAATGACGATGGAAGAGCGGATGACCGTCTGCAACATGAGCATCGAGGGGGGAGCCCGCTGCGGCTACTGCAACCCGGACCAGACAACCGTCGACTACCTCCGCGGACGCCCCTTCGCCCCCAAGGGCGAAGAGTTCGACCGGGCCGCCGCCTGGTGGCTCTCGCTCGCCTCCGGCAAGGATGCGAAGTTCGACGATGAAGTCGTCTTCAACGCCGCCGACATCGAGCCGACCGTCACCTGGGGCATCAACCCCGCCCAGTCCGTCGGCGTCTCCGAAGAGATTCCCGCCGTCGTCGCCTTCCCGGCCGACGAACAGCGCGGCGTCAAGGAAGCCCTCGAATACATGGACCTCCACGAGCAGCAGTCGCTCAAGGGGCTCAAGATCGACGTCGCCTTCATCGGCTCATGCACCAACGGCCGGATCTCCGACCTGCGGGAAGCAGCCGCCGTCGTGAAGGGGAAGCGGGTCGCGCCGGGCGTGAAAGCCCTCGTCGTCCCGGGGTCGCAGCTCGTGCGGGTCCAGGCGGACAAGGAAGGTCTCGGAGAGATCTTCGAGGCGGCCGGCTTCGAGTGGCGGGCCGCGGGATGCTCGATGTGCCTCGCCATGAACCCGGACAAGCTCCAGGGCCGCCAGCTCTGCGCTTCGTCCTCGAACCGGAACTTCAAAGGCCGTCAAGGCAGCCCGACCGGCCGGACGCTCCTCATGAGCCCCGCCATGGTCGCCGCCGCGGCGATCAACGGCAGCGTCAGCGACGTCCGCGACCTGATGTAA
- the dps gene encoding DNA starvation/stationary phase protection protein Dps translates to MHLTRIDLPEPKRATVTRILNGRLAELIDLKLQIKQAHWNVKGPNFISLHKLFDEFAGAVEEQIDETAERITALGGTAEGTLAAVASRTSLPAYSVTLTSGRGHIDALASAMAAVGKVTRLAIDETAGLGDADSADLLTGISRELDKQLWFLEAHLQSPE, encoded by the coding sequence GTGCATCTGACTCGCATTGATCTTCCGGAGCCGAAGCGGGCGACCGTGACCCGCATTCTGAACGGGCGGCTGGCCGAGCTGATCGATCTCAAGCTCCAGATCAAGCAGGCCCACTGGAACGTCAAGGGGCCGAACTTCATCTCGCTGCACAAGCTGTTCGACGAATTCGCTGGCGCAGTCGAGGAGCAGATCGACGAGACCGCTGAGCGGATCACCGCCCTGGGGGGAACGGCCGAGGGGACCCTGGCCGCCGTTGCCAGCCGGACGTCGCTGCCGGCCTACAGCGTGACGCTGACGAGCGGACGGGGGCATATCGACGCCTTGGCGAGTGCGATGGCGGCCGTCGGAAAAGTCACGCGGCTGGCGATCGACGAAACTGCCGGCCTGGGTGACGCCGACTCGGCCGATCTGTTGACGGGAATCTCGCGGGAGCTCGACAAGCAGCTGTGGTTCCTGGAAGCCCATCTGCAGTCGCCGGAGTGA
- a CDS encoding thiamine-phosphate kinase codes for MPSRDEFSLIDWIRQHTQIREPVATGIGDDTAILNGPAGGRQVLVTTDMLMEGRHFRLETATPQQIGRKALGVNLSDIAAMAGRPTAAFISLALPQSGGRRLAEGLYEGMNELAERYEVSIAGGDTNAWDGPLVLNVTLLGESSAKGPVRRAGARPGDRLFVTGPVGGSLPSGRHLTFEPRLREAALLHERFDLHALIDLSDGISSDLGHIATESGVRAVLIADQIPVHADVDPAFPAEERLRHALGDGEDFELLLAVGPEDADRMRNSPDLAWLTEVGRIEAGEGCWIQDRSGRVSPLEAAGWVHRFD; via the coding sequence ATGCCGAGTCGCGACGAGTTCTCCCTGATTGACTGGATTCGCCAGCACACCCAGATTCGCGAGCCTGTTGCGACCGGGATCGGGGACGACACCGCCATCCTGAACGGCCCGGCGGGGGGGCGGCAGGTGCTCGTGACGACCGACATGCTGATGGAAGGGCGGCACTTCCGGCTGGAGACGGCGACGCCGCAGCAGATCGGCCGCAAGGCGCTGGGGGTGAATCTCAGCGATATCGCGGCGATGGCGGGCCGCCCGACGGCGGCCTTCATCAGCCTCGCCCTGCCGCAGAGCGGCGGCCGGCGGCTGGCCGAGGGGCTCTACGAGGGGATGAACGAGCTGGCCGAGCGGTACGAGGTTTCGATTGCCGGGGGGGACACGAACGCCTGGGACGGGCCGCTCGTTCTCAACGTCACGCTGCTTGGGGAGTCGTCGGCGAAAGGCCCCGTCCGTCGGGCGGGGGCGCGGCCTGGGGACCGGCTGTTCGTGACCGGTCCCGTAGGAGGAAGTCTGCCGTCGGGACGGCACCTGACCTTCGAGCCGCGACTGCGCGAGGCTGCGCTCCTTCACGAGCGGTTCGACCTGCACGCCCTGATCGATCTCAGCGACGGAATCTCGTCCGACCTGGGCCATATCGCGACGGAAAGCGGCGTCCGGGCGGTGCTCATCGCCGACCAGATCCCGGTCCACGCCGATGTCGATCCCGCGTTCCCGGCCGAAGAACGCCTGCGGCACGCCCTCGGAGATGGCGAAGACTTTGAACTGCTGCTGGCGGTCGGACCGGAAGACGCCGACCGGATGCGAAACTCGCCCGATCTCGCGTGGCTGACGGAGGTCGGCCGGATCGAGGCGGGCGAGGGATGCTGGATTCAGGACCGCAGCGGACGGGTCAGCCCGCTGGAAGCGGCGGGATGGGTCCACCGCTTCGACTGA
- a CDS encoding sugar phosphate isomerase/epimerase family protein has protein sequence MYIAASTRCFWDLPIFDACQQIAELHFDKVELWLDKAATHFSLQKLISDPERFAVEFREQTRLAPVAICFEGDPEIVAFPLVCRAAKTLRITQITIPSPVVGTPFNMEVDRLREIVRIAVAEGVRVSLKTEARRLTEDPHTAVELCQSVKGLGITFDPSYFMAQNLDKISELVAPYTYHMHLRDSTAQELQTQVGLGELDYGKLISVLERYNYDRGLSVELLPEKTAPDQRGLEMRKLRMLLDTLL, from the coding sequence GTGTATATCGCCGCCTCCACCCGGTGTTTCTGGGATCTGCCGATCTTCGATGCGTGCCAGCAGATCGCCGAGCTGCATTTCGACAAGGTGGAACTCTGGCTCGACAAAGCCGCCACCCACTTTTCCCTGCAGAAGCTGATCAGCGACCCGGAGCGGTTCGCCGTCGAATTCCGCGAACAGACCCGCCTGGCCCCCGTGGCGATCTGCTTCGAAGGGGACCCCGAGATCGTCGCCTTCCCGCTCGTCTGCCGGGCCGCCAAGACGCTGAGGATCACGCAGATCACGATCCCGTCGCCGGTGGTCGGGACGCCGTTCAACATGGAAGTCGACCGGCTGCGGGAGATCGTCCGGATCGCCGTTGCCGAAGGGGTCCGGGTCTCGCTGAAGACCGAAGCCCGTCGTCTGACGGAAGACCCCCACACGGCGGTCGAGCTCTGCCAGTCGGTGAAGGGGCTGGGGATCACCTTCGATCCGAGCTACTTCATGGCCCAGAATCTCGACAAGATTTCCGAACTGGTCGCTCCCTACACGTACCACATGCACCTGCGGGACTCGACCGCCCAGGAACTGCAGACCCAAGTCGGCCTCGGCGAGCTCGACTACGGCAAGCTGATCTCGGTCCTCGAGCGGTACAACTACGACCGCGGCCTGAGCGTCGAACTCCTTCCGGAGAAGACGGCGCCGGACCAGCGGGGCCTGGAAATGCGGAAGCTGCGGATGCTCCTCGACACGCTGCTGTAA
- a CDS encoding aspartate carbamoyltransferase catalytic subunit, whose amino-acid sequence MPHTLPSVDRPRWTRRHLLGLQDLSADEIRTILAEAARYKERCAGGQKLDDLRGVTVANLFFEPSTRTKTSFSLAAKRLGADTVDFTASTSSLTKGETFLDTALTIQAMGVQQMVVRHSTSGTPALLSANLECSVLNAGDGTHEHPTQGLLDIFTIQERKGPDFSKLTVTLVGDIKHSRVARSNIWGLTKLGARVILCGPPTLVPTEFQALGVEIRHNFDDVLEESDCVNLLRVQFERQRGAFFPSISEYAHLYAMTEERLNRAPEDVVVLAPGPINRGVEITPSVADGPNSVILNQVSNGLVVRMACMSLLKEAVSG is encoded by the coding sequence ATGCCACACACTCTCCCCTCCGTCGACCGTCCCCGCTGGACGCGACGCCATTTGCTCGGCCTCCAGGACCTCTCGGCCGACGAGATCCGCACCATTCTCGCCGAGGCGGCCCGTTACAAGGAGCGGTGCGCCGGCGGCCAGAAGCTGGACGACCTCCGCGGCGTCACGGTCGCGAACCTGTTCTTCGAGCCCTCGACCCGGACGAAGACCAGCTTCAGCCTCGCGGCCAAGCGTCTGGGGGCCGACACCGTCGACTTCACCGCCTCGACCAGCAGCCTGACGAAGGGGGAGACGTTCCTCGACACCGCGCTGACGATCCAGGCGATGGGGGTCCAGCAGATGGTGGTCCGTCACAGCACCTCGGGGACCCCCGCGCTGCTCTCGGCCAACCTCGAGTGCAGCGTCCTGAACGCCGGGGACGGCACGCACGAACACCCGACGCAGGGGCTGCTCGACATCTTCACGATCCAGGAGCGGAAGGGGCCGGACTTCTCGAAGCTCACCGTGACCCTCGTCGGCGACATCAAGCACAGCCGGGTTGCCCGGTCGAACATCTGGGGACTGACCAAGCTCGGCGCGCGGGTCATCCTGTGCGGACCGCCGACGCTCGTCCCGACGGAGTTCCAGGCGCTCGGCGTCGAGATCCGGCACAACTTCGACGATGTCCTCGAAGAATCCGACTGCGTCAACCTGCTGCGGGTTCAGTTCGAGCGGCAGCGGGGGGCGTTCTTCCCCTCGATCAGCGAATACGCCCACCTGTATGCCATGACCGAGGAGCGTCTGAACCGGGCTCCGGAGGACGTGGTCGTGCTCGCTCCCGGCCCGATCAATCGCGGCGTCGAGATCACCCCCAGCGTCGCCGACGGACCGAACTCGGTGATCCTGAACCAGGTCAGCAACGGGCTCGTCGTTCGCATGGCGTGCATGTCGCTGCTCAAGGAAGCGGTGTCGGGATGA
- a CDS encoding dihydroorotase, giving the protein MSELWIRNGRLIDPSSGTDRRGDLLVRNGLIAPEGAVPVTDCPVIDAVGLIVSPGWIDCRVALREPGFEEDETIESGTSAAVAGGFTTIASLPDTQPVVETRAAAEFVARQAERAGHCNVLPLGAVTKGTEGQELAEIGQLVAGGAVGFTDGKRPLANAEVMRRALQYCSMWSKPILHHPQVPELVTGGVMNEGFHSAVLGLRGMPTAAEEIMVRRDIALAELTGGRIHLTGISSRRSVDELREARNRGIAVSADVTPAHLLLTDEAMTSYGANYKLDPPLRTQTHIEALIAGLKDGTIEIISSDHTPVAAEKKARELDVVPFGIIGLETALSACRAALIEPGYLTWGELLSKFTIGPARLYGLITKGTLQAGADADLTIFDPDVAWTVDASRFRSKSGNTPFHGQTMRGRVRYTIVDGLVRYQDE; this is encoded by the coding sequence ATGAGCGAACTCTGGATCCGCAACGGACGCCTGATCGATCCCTCCTCCGGGACGGACCGCCGCGGAGACCTTCTGGTCCGCAACGGGCTGATCGCCCCCGAGGGGGCGGTGCCGGTGACGGACTGTCCGGTGATCGACGCCGTCGGCCTGATCGTTTCGCCGGGCTGGATCGATTGCCGGGTTGCCCTTCGCGAGCCGGGGTTCGAAGAGGATGAGACGATCGAATCGGGGACCTCGGCCGCGGTCGCCGGGGGCTTCACGACGATCGCCAGCCTTCCCGATACGCAGCCGGTCGTCGAGACCCGCGCGGCGGCGGAGTTCGTCGCCCGGCAGGCGGAACGGGCCGGGCACTGCAACGTCCTCCCGCTGGGTGCGGTGACCAAAGGGACCGAAGGCCAGGAGCTGGCGGAGATCGGCCAGCTGGTCGCCGGCGGGGCGGTCGGGTTCACCGATGGCAAGCGGCCGCTGGCGAATGCCGAGGTCATGCGGCGGGCGCTGCAGTACTGCAGCATGTGGAGCAAGCCGATCCTGCATCATCCGCAGGTGCCGGAGCTCGTCACCGGCGGAGTGATGAACGAGGGGTTCCACTCCGCGGTCCTCGGACTCCGCGGGATGCCGACCGCCGCGGAAGAGATCATGGTCCGCCGCGACATTGCTCTCGCCGAGCTGACCGGGGGCCGGATTCACCTGACCGGGATCTCGTCGCGGCGCAGCGTCGACGAGCTGCGCGAGGCCCGCAACCGGGGGATCGCGGTGAGCGCGGACGTGACGCCCGCCCACCTGCTGCTGACCGACGAGGCCATGACCTCGTACGGGGCGAACTACAAGCTCGACCCGCCGCTCCGTACGCAGACGCACATCGAGGCGCTGATCGCCGGACTCAAGGACGGGACGATCGAGATCATCTCGTCGGATCACACGCCGGTGGCGGCGGAGAAGAAGGCCCGGGAGCTGGATGTCGTCCCGTTCGGGATCATCGGGCTCGAGACGGCGCTGTCCGCCTGCCGGGCGGCGCTAATCGAGCCGGGGTACCTCACCTGGGGCGAGCTCCTGTCGAAGTTCACGATCGGTCCCGCGCGGCTGTACGGCCTGATCACGAAGGGAACGCTTCAGGCGGGAGCCGATGCCGACCTGACGATCTTTGATCCGGATGTCGCCTGGACGGTCGATGCGTCCCGGTTCCGGTCGAAGAGCGGCAAC